One genomic region from Clarias gariepinus isolate MV-2021 ecotype Netherlands chromosome 20, CGAR_prim_01v2, whole genome shotgun sequence encodes:
- the LOC128508420 gene encoding fucolectin-like yields MENSQRFKFLCFGVYIFSSQWILTHQQVDVALQGIATQSSTLTNAYPAKLGIDGNTASSLSYGSCTHTNADYSPWWRVDLLAVYDIRTVIITNRGDACANRINGAEIHIGNSLVNNGNNNPRCVVISSIPAGASVSDTCNMMGRYVNVIIPNINQYLTLCEVQVYGVKVPDFKRAFLRLKINSSVNLNNPTMKDNILQKIKSGNLQSSVFQICWTVEPELKTRF; encoded by the exons atggaGAATTCTCAGAGGTTCAAGTTTCTTTGTTTCG GGGTATACATTTTCTCATCACAGTGGATACTGACCCATCAGCAAG TTGATGTGGCCTTACAAGGAATAGCAACACAATCTTCTACACTTACAAATGCTTATCCTGCTAAGTTAGGTATTGATGGCAACACAGCATCTAGCTTGAGTTATggctcatgcacacacacaaatgcagacTACAGCCCATGGTGGAGGGTGGATTTGCTGGCAGTGTATGATATTCGCACTGTAATCATCACTAACAGAGGCGATGCCTGTGCAAATCGGATAAATGGTGCGGAAATTCACATTGGCAACTCGCTTGTCAACAATGGCAACAATAACCCCAG ATGTGTGGTTATCTCTAGCATCCCTGCTGGTGCCTCTGTAAGCGATACCTGCAATATGATGGGTCGTTACGTGAATGTCATTATTCCCAATATTAACCAGTATCTTACTCTTTGTGAGGTGCAAGTCTATGGGGTTAAAG TACCTGATTTTAAGAGGGCATTTCTAAGATTAAAGATTAACAGCAGTGTGAATCTTAACAACCCTACCATGAAAGACAACATTCTTCAAAAG ATAAAATCTGGCAATCTTCAGTCATCTGTATTTCAGATTTGCTGGACAGTGGAACCAGAACTCAAAACTAGAttttaa